From the Clostridium acetobutylicum ATCC 824 genome, one window contains:
- a CDS encoding MFS transporter — MNTTINNSNLKYNNLILILGLAGFVSAADNWFVSPALQPIASELSISVSTAGIILTSYMIPYGVMQPVYGFFSDRWSKASVLKIIVGGLAIGTAGSAFVRALPLLCLFRIITGFFAAGIIAVSLGLIGDTIPKLERQIYVGRFMGIVFLGQGLSAGLGGLITKYISWRGAFVFFAVVAAISDIILIKGLSSDSKKISFNCKQNNFFLQTKIAICTPAGRKIFPLALISGFLLLGLYSYLGSFLHDVMHLDYLECGVLIMFYGFACLIGGTKVGKLSKRYGKKNIILLGEGFALITALSLYFFHYWEIALVATVFLGFGYICIQSTLATLAFDVNPENTGLPSGLIGLGLFGGGGLGSLFSGWLLSIDGYEAIWIVFASFIVVISLITLKIKLN, encoded by the coding sequence ATGAATACAACTATAAACAACAGTAATCTAAAGTACAATAATTTGATTTTAATATTGGGGCTTGCAGGGTTTGTATCAGCTGCTGATAATTGGTTTGTTTCACCAGCGCTTCAACCAATTGCATCAGAATTAAGCATATCAGTTTCCACTGCTGGAATTATATTGACTTCGTATATGATTCCTTATGGAGTTATGCAACCGGTTTATGGATTTTTTAGTGACAGATGGAGCAAGGCAAGTGTGCTGAAAATTATAGTAGGAGGATTAGCTATAGGAACTGCGGGAAGTGCGTTTGTTAGGGCCCTACCACTGTTATGCTTATTCCGTATAATAACAGGCTTTTTTGCTGCAGGCATTATTGCAGTATCTTTAGGTCTAATTGGAGATACAATTCCAAAACTAGAGAGACAAATATATGTGGGAAGATTTATGGGAATTGTTTTTTTAGGACAAGGCTTGAGCGCAGGTTTAGGCGGATTAATAACTAAATACATTAGTTGGCGAGGTGCATTCGTTTTTTTTGCTGTGGTTGCAGCTATTTCGGATATAATTTTAATAAAAGGCTTATCTAGTGATTCAAAGAAGATATCATTTAATTGCAAACAGAATAACTTTTTTCTTCAAACTAAAATTGCAATATGCACACCTGCAGGAAGGAAAATATTTCCCTTAGCCTTAATATCAGGATTTTTACTACTTGGACTATATTCCTATTTAGGGTCATTTCTGCATGATGTTATGCATTTAGATTATTTAGAGTGTGGAGTATTAATAATGTTTTATGGATTTGCTTGTCTTATTGGAGGAACAAAGGTAGGAAAGCTTAGTAAGAGATATGGCAAAAAAAACATAATACTTTTAGGAGAAGGTTTTGCACTTATAACAGCATTATCCTTATACTTTTTTCATTATTGGGAAATTGCCTTAGTTGCAACGGTTTTTCTTGGATTTGGGTATATATGTATTCAGTCTACTCTAGCTACCTTGGCTTTTGATGTTAATCCAGAAAATACTGGTTTACCATCAGGTTTAATAGGCTTGGGGCTTTTTGGAGGTGGAGGTCTTGGCAGCTTATTTTCCGGTTGGCTACTTTCTATAGA